The Mycolicibacterium doricum genome includes a region encoding these proteins:
- a CDS encoding SDR family NAD(P)-dependent oxidoreductase: MPVLDKFRLDDKVVIVTGSSSGLGVAFAKACAEAGADVVLAARRVEKLEGTAELVRGAGGRALPVATDVADPAQCQALVDAAMAEFGHVDVLVNNAGVGTAVPATRETPEEFRAVVDVNLNGAYWAAQACGRVMGPGSSVVNISSILGITTAGLPQAAYSASKAAIAGLTRDLAQQWGTRKGIRVNAIAPGFFHSEMTDQYKPGYLESVIGRAALGRPGDPEELAATLVWLASDAGGYVTGQTIVVDGGVTIT; this comes from the coding sequence ATGCCAGTTTTGGACAAATTTCGTCTCGACGACAAGGTTGTCATCGTCACCGGCTCCTCTTCGGGTCTCGGGGTGGCGTTCGCCAAGGCGTGCGCCGAGGCCGGCGCGGATGTCGTGCTGGCCGCCCGCCGCGTCGAGAAATTGGAAGGCACCGCCGAGCTGGTTCGTGGGGCGGGGGGCCGTGCGTTGCCGGTGGCCACCGACGTCGCCGATCCGGCGCAGTGCCAGGCGCTGGTCGATGCGGCGATGGCAGAGTTCGGGCACGTCGACGTGCTGGTCAACAACGCCGGCGTCGGCACCGCCGTACCCGCCACCCGTGAGACGCCGGAGGAGTTCCGGGCCGTCGTCGACGTCAACCTCAACGGCGCCTACTGGGCGGCGCAGGCCTGCGGGCGGGTGATGGGCCCGGGCAGTTCGGTCGTCAACATCTCGAGCATCCTCGGCATCACCACGGCCGGCCTGCCGCAGGCGGCCTACAGCGCGAGCAAGGCGGCGATCGCGGGGCTGACACGAGATCTGGCCCAGCAGTGGGGGACTCGCAAGGGCATCCGCGTCAACGCGATCGCGCCGGGATTCTTCCACTCGGAGATGACCGATCAGTACAAGCCCGGCTACCTCGAGAGCGTCATCGGACGCGCGGCACTCGGCCGGCCGGGAGACCCCGAGGAACTCGCCGCCACGCTGGTGTGGTTGGCGTCGGACGCCGGCGGCTACGTGACCGGGCAGACGATCGTCGTCGACGGTGGCGTGACGATCACCTAG
- the ku gene encoding non-homologous end joining protein Ku, with protein MRSIWKGSIAFGLVNVPVKVYSATEDHDIKFHQVHAKDNGRIRYKRTCEVCGEVVEYRDIAKAFESDDGQMVVITDEDIATLPEERSREIEVLEFVPASDLDPLMYDRSYFLEPDGKSSKSYVLLAKTLSETDRVAIVHFALRNKTRLAALRVKDFSKRDVMMIHTLLWPDEIRDPDFPVLDKEVEIKPAELKMAGQVVESMTDDFNPDRYHDDYQEQLRELVEAKLEGGEAFAVEEQPTELDETEEVSDLLAKLEASVKARRSGGGESGSRSVGDDSVDSGGEDKPVKKAAAKKAPAKKAAKKKTAGKKA; from the coding sequence ATGCGATCCATCTGGAAGGGTTCGATCGCCTTCGGCTTGGTGAACGTGCCGGTCAAGGTCTACAGCGCGACCGAAGACCATGACATCAAGTTCCACCAGGTCCACGCGAAGGACAACGGACGAATCCGCTACAAGCGGACCTGCGAAGTTTGCGGTGAGGTGGTCGAGTACCGCGACATCGCCAAGGCCTTCGAATCCGACGACGGGCAGATGGTGGTCATCACCGACGAGGACATCGCCACACTGCCGGAGGAACGCAGCCGGGAGATCGAGGTGCTCGAGTTCGTTCCCGCCAGCGACCTCGACCCGCTGATGTACGACCGCAGCTACTTCCTCGAACCCGACGGCAAGTCGTCGAAATCCTATGTGCTGCTTGCCAAAACGCTGTCGGAGACCGACCGCGTCGCGATCGTCCACTTCGCGTTGCGCAACAAGACGCGGCTCGCCGCCCTGCGCGTCAAGGACTTCTCCAAGCGTGACGTGATGATGATCCACACGCTGCTGTGGCCCGACGAGATCCGCGACCCCGATTTCCCGGTGCTGGACAAGGAAGTCGAGATCAAACCGGCCGAGTTGAAGATGGCCGGTCAGGTGGTCGAGTCGATGACCGACGACTTCAACCCCGACCGCTACCACGACGACTACCAGGAACAGCTGCGGGAACTGGTGGAGGCCAAGCTCGAAGGCGGCGAGGCGTTCGCCGTCGAGGAGCAACCCACCGAACTCGACGAGACCGAGGAGGTGTCCGATCTGCTGGCGAAGTTGGAGGCCAGCGTGAAGGCGCGGCGCTCTGGCGGCGGCGAGTCCGGTTCCCGCTCCGTCGGGGACGATTCCGTCGATTCCGGCGGGGAAGACAAGCCGGTGAAGAAGGCGGCCGCCAAGAAGGCGCCGGCGAAGAAAGCCGCCAAGAAGAAGACGGCGGGGAAGAAGGCGTGA
- a CDS encoding STAS domain-containing protein: protein MNGDAVGTLAVAAETHGEAAVLRVRGTLDSTTYLPLRDRIIKAALDEPRAVIVDISELSVPAETALAVFTSARWHVQRWPEIPIALVCEHPQGREALARNGVARYVPVYPTVDDALRAMASDSEPTYRRRALATLPPGPPSLSRSRELVDEWLTGWSLTEMVPVAKVIVTALVENVLEHTDSQADLRLETNGTELTVAVVDTSREPPSPREQPAAAPTGLQIVAALSRVWGTAPTPGGKTVWAVLGPENRL, encoded by the coding sequence GTGAACGGTGACGCGGTAGGGACGCTTGCCGTCGCCGCGGAGACCCACGGCGAGGCGGCGGTACTGAGGGTACGCGGAACCCTCGACAGCACCACCTACCTACCGCTGCGCGACCGCATCATCAAGGCGGCGCTGGACGAGCCACGGGCCGTGATCGTCGACATCTCCGAGCTATCGGTGCCCGCCGAAACTGCCCTGGCGGTCTTCACCAGCGCCCGCTGGCACGTCCAGCGGTGGCCGGAGATTCCCATCGCCCTGGTGTGCGAACACCCGCAGGGCAGGGAAGCCCTTGCCCGCAACGGTGTCGCCCGGTACGTGCCGGTGTACCCGACGGTCGACGACGCGCTGCGCGCGATGGCGTCCGACAGCGAACCGACCTACCGGCGCCGGGCGCTGGCGACGTTGCCGCCCGGTCCGCCGAGCCTGTCGCGCTCCCGGGAACTCGTCGACGAGTGGCTGACGGGTTGGTCACTCACCGAGATGGTTCCCGTCGCCAAGGTGATCGTCACGGCGCTGGTGGAGAACGTCCTCGAACACACCGACAGCCAAGCCGATCTGCGCTTGGAGACCAACGGAACGGAACTGACGGTGGCGGTAGTCGATACCAGCCGCGAACCCCCCAGCCCCCGGGAGCAGCCGGCGGCTGCGCCGACCGGACTGCAGATCGTCGCCGCACTCAGCCGGGTATGGGGCACCGCACCGACGCCCGGTGGGAAAACGGTGTGGGCGGTCCTCGGCCCGGAGAACCGGCTGTAA
- a CDS encoding AraC family transcriptional regulator — translation MRTRVEIMDPDEAAAFLDDAYGARIRLRRLPDPPVGDTVLTHTRYDAGCFVIDDVEFVGEFTASPDALHKVAAVWVTRGRVSGRCDGQDGLARAGQVTLLSQPDLPHQAAFENTALTAVLLGPALLASVATGVPGEEGPQPLRFSLFHPVDENAGRLWQQTVQYVKNCVLADDARTTASVLGHAARLLAAVTLSAFPSTLTAESGIDDRDARPALLQRAIDYIEANLTNDITLGDIAAAVYVSPRAVQYMFRRHLDTTPLQYLRRARLHCAHLDLVAADRSHETVSQIAARWGFAHTGRFAVMYREEYGLSPHATLRA, via the coding sequence GTGCGCACCCGTGTGGAGATCATGGATCCGGATGAGGCCGCGGCATTCCTCGACGATGCCTACGGTGCCCGGATCCGTTTGAGGAGGCTGCCCGATCCGCCGGTCGGCGACACCGTACTGACGCACACCCGCTACGACGCCGGGTGTTTCGTGATCGACGACGTGGAGTTCGTCGGGGAGTTCACCGCATCGCCGGACGCGTTGCACAAGGTGGCCGCGGTGTGGGTGACCCGGGGCCGGGTGTCGGGCAGATGCGACGGACAAGACGGGCTGGCCCGCGCGGGGCAGGTCACCCTGCTGTCGCAACCGGATCTCCCGCACCAGGCCGCATTCGAGAACACCGCGTTGACCGCGGTGCTTCTCGGCCCCGCACTGCTCGCCAGCGTTGCGACGGGAGTGCCCGGAGAGGAGGGTCCACAGCCCCTCCGGTTCTCCCTCTTCCATCCTGTCGACGAGAACGCCGGACGGCTCTGGCAACAGACGGTGCAGTACGTGAAGAACTGCGTACTTGCCGACGACGCGCGCACCACCGCCTCGGTACTCGGCCATGCCGCAAGGTTGCTGGCAGCCGTGACGCTCTCCGCATTCCCGAGCACGCTGACGGCCGAGTCGGGTATCGACGACCGCGATGCCAGACCGGCACTGCTGCAGCGAGCGATCGACTACATCGAGGCCAATCTCACCAACGACATCACGCTCGGCGACATCGCCGCGGCCGTCTACGTCTCCCCACGGGCAGTGCAGTACATGTTCCGTCGCCACCTGGACACGACGCCGCTGCAATACCTGCGCCGTGCGCGGCTGCATTGCGCTCACCTCGACCTGGTCGCCGCCGACCGGTCACATGAGACGGTCAGCCAGATCGCCGCGAGGTGGGGGTTCGCGCACACCGGCAGGTTTGCGGTGATGTATCGCGAGGAATACGGTCTGAGCCCGCATGCCACGCTCCGCGCGTGA
- a CDS encoding DUF4383 domain-containing protein encodes MATPGTQGTPTAAPSWDKAPVQKAALAVGAVFLLVGVLGFIPGITSHYDELAFAGHRSGAMLLGIFAVSALHNVVHLVFGVLGVALHGTFNAAKWYLIGGGVVYAALWLYGLLIDHDSAANFVPLNTADNWLHLGLAVGMLALGVLLGRVPTRLHDRRHT; translated from the coding sequence ATGGCAACACCGGGAACGCAGGGCACGCCGACGGCCGCGCCGAGCTGGGACAAGGCGCCCGTCCAGAAGGCGGCGCTGGCAGTGGGTGCGGTTTTCCTGCTCGTCGGCGTCCTGGGTTTCATTCCCGGCATCACCAGCCACTACGACGAGCTGGCCTTCGCGGGTCACCGCTCCGGGGCCATGCTGCTCGGGATCTTCGCGGTGTCCGCGCTGCACAACGTCGTGCATCTGGTGTTCGGCGTGCTCGGGGTCGCGCTGCACGGCACGTTCAACGCGGCGAAGTGGTACCTGATCGGCGGTGGCGTCGTGTACGCGGCGCTGTGGCTCTATGGCCTGCTGATCGACCACGATTCGGCGGCGAACTTCGTGCCGCTCAACACCGCCGACAACTGGCTGCACCTCGGGCTGGCCGTCGGAATGCTGGCGCTGGGTGTCCTGTTGGGCCGCGTCCCCACCCGACTGCACGACCGGCGCCACACCTAG
- a CDS encoding carbohydrate kinase family protein: MVRALVIGEALIDIVERDGKVTGEHVGGSPLNVAVGLARLGRGVDFLTHIGDDERGRRIVEYLRDSGAHLVAGSTGATRTPTARAMLDDTGSAHYEFDIEWQLAGTPEAAPPLVAHTGSIAAVGEPGCRATAALVEAYHPSATVTFDPNIRPAVIEDADAVRIRIGRLVEGADVIKASDEDLRWLDPDRSLEQTARSWLQLGPSIVAVTGGEQGAFAVCAAGSVRVAARPVDVVDTVGAGDAFTTGLVDALWTHGLLGAQNRPQLRGISLDTLHDVLQTAALSSALTVSRAGADLPDRATRDAAAHGSVGLPRSR; the protein is encoded by the coding sequence ATGGTGCGCGCGCTGGTGATCGGTGAGGCGCTGATCGACATCGTCGAGCGCGACGGGAAGGTCACGGGCGAACACGTCGGCGGCAGCCCACTCAACGTCGCCGTGGGGTTGGCCCGGCTCGGGCGCGGCGTCGACTTCCTCACCCACATCGGCGACGACGAACGCGGCAGGCGGATCGTCGAATACCTCCGCGACTCGGGCGCGCACCTCGTCGCCGGCAGCACCGGAGCCACCCGCACACCGACGGCACGAGCCATGCTCGACGACACGGGCTCGGCCCACTACGAATTCGACATCGAGTGGCAGCTCGCGGGAACGCCGGAGGCCGCGCCCCCGCTGGTCGCCCACACCGGCTCGATCGCCGCGGTGGGGGAGCCCGGATGCCGCGCGACGGCAGCGCTAGTGGAGGCCTACCACCCGTCGGCGACCGTCACCTTCGACCCCAACATCCGCCCGGCGGTGATCGAAGACGCCGACGCGGTCCGCATCCGCATCGGCCGTCTCGTCGAAGGCGCCGACGTCATCAAGGCCAGCGACGAGGACCTGCGGTGGCTCGACCCGGATCGGTCACTCGAACAGACCGCCCGCTCATGGCTGCAACTGGGGCCGTCGATCGTCGCGGTCACCGGGGGTGAACAGGGGGCGTTCGCGGTGTGCGCGGCCGGTTCTGTGCGGGTGGCCGCCCGGCCGGTCGATGTGGTGGACACGGTTGGAGCCGGCGATGCCTTCACGACGGGACTCGTCGATGCGCTGTGGACGCACGGTCTGTTGGGCGCGCAAAACCGCCCGCAGCTGCGCGGAATTTCCCTCGACACACTGCACGACGTGCTGCAGACCGCCGCGCTGTCCTCGGCGCTGACGGTGTCGCGCGCAGGTGCGGACCTTCCGGACCGGGCCACCCGTGACGCCGCGGCGCACGGATCCGTCGGCCTTCCACGCTCGAGGTAG
- a CDS encoding glyoxalase, with amino-acid sequence MPVTVDEFQVADPADAWARAGFSVDADDVCRIGGVRVRLVGRARGSGIVGWSLRNVQGDSLLDGIPTARSLATAAEPAAHANGVTAVDHVVLLSPDLKRTVESLAAVDVAARRERDAELGGRPIRQIFFRLGEVVLEVVGAPDTAREGPSTLWGITYLVADIDATASFFGGLTAPVQAAVQPGRRITTVRHRDLGMSVPTAMISAPILSAWPTPPPS; translated from the coding sequence ATGCCTGTCACCGTCGACGAGTTCCAGGTCGCCGATCCCGCGGATGCATGGGCACGGGCAGGCTTCAGCGTCGATGCCGATGACGTGTGCCGGATCGGCGGGGTGCGGGTCCGACTCGTCGGCCGCGCCCGCGGCAGCGGCATCGTCGGGTGGTCATTGCGGAACGTGCAGGGGGACTCGCTCCTCGACGGAATCCCCACGGCGAGGTCCTTGGCCACGGCCGCCGAGCCCGCCGCCCACGCGAACGGGGTCACCGCGGTCGACCACGTCGTGCTTCTGTCACCTGACCTGAAGCGGACCGTCGAATCGCTGGCCGCTGTGGACGTGGCAGCCCGCCGTGAGCGCGACGCCGAGCTCGGCGGCCGCCCGATACGTCAGATTTTCTTCCGGCTGGGAGAGGTGGTTCTCGAGGTGGTCGGCGCACCTGACACGGCCCGGGAGGGCCCGTCCACCCTGTGGGGCATCACCTACCTCGTCGCCGACATCGATGCGACGGCGTCGTTCTTCGGTGGGCTCACCGCGCCGGTGCAGGCCGCGGTGCAGCCCGGGCGACGGATAACGACGGTGCGACATCGTGACCTGGGGATGTCGGTCCCAACGGCGATGATCTCGGCGCCTATCCTCAGTGCATGGCCGACCCCACCGCCGTCGTGA
- a CDS encoding ATP-dependent DNA ligase, which yields MVDQFGRVRLTNPDKVLYPATGTTKAEVFEYYVDVADAMLPHIAGRAVTRKRWPNGVGEPEFFEKQLASSAPDWLKRGTIVHKSGTTTYPIIDTREGLAWLAQQASLEVHVPQWRFVGDTDNLTPGPATRIVFDLDPGEGVTFRHLCEVAHEVRDLIADIGLNAYPLTSGSKGLHLYVPLEAPISSQGASVLAKRVAQQLEKAMPKQVTATMTKSLRTGKVFLDWSQNNGNKTTIAPYSMRGRAEPTVAAPRTWDEIEDPDLRHLRFDEVLERVEQFGDLLADLDEKVPVEDRLTKYRSMRDPAKTPEPVPPRPPTVGNNDRFVIQEHHARRLHYDLRLERDGVLVSWAVPKNLPDSPSENRLAVHTEDHPMEYLTFHGTIPKGEYGGGDMIVWDSGTYDTEKFNDHAPDGPAKGGEVIVTLHGSKVDGRYALIQTEGKNWLAHRMKDQGNPTFEDFAPMLATHGSVEKYTAKQWAFEGKWDGYRLLVDADHGKLCLKSRSGRDVTGEYPQLRSLAADLADHHVVLDGEVVALDDKGVPSFGELQNRARSTRVEFWAFDILRLDGRWLLKAKYRDRRKLLETLAGGGGLTVPPLLDGDGPEALEHARERKWEGVVAKKWDSTYQPGRRSSAWIKDKLWNTQEVVIGGWRQGEGGRSSGIGALLLGIPGPDGLQFVGRVGTGFTEKDLANLKKTLAPLHTKESPFAARLPTQDAKGVTFVRPELVGEVRYSERTGDGRLRQPSWRGLRLDKSPDEVVWE from the coding sequence GTGGTGGATCAATTCGGTCGGGTGCGCCTGACCAATCCGGACAAGGTGCTGTATCCGGCGACGGGAACCACCAAGGCGGAGGTCTTCGAGTACTACGTCGACGTCGCCGACGCGATGCTGCCGCACATCGCCGGTCGGGCCGTCACCCGCAAGCGCTGGCCCAACGGCGTCGGCGAGCCCGAGTTCTTCGAGAAGCAACTGGCCAGCTCCGCACCCGACTGGCTCAAGCGCGGCACCATCGTGCACAAGTCCGGCACCACGACCTACCCGATCATCGACACCCGTGAAGGCCTGGCCTGGCTCGCCCAGCAGGCCTCGCTCGAGGTGCACGTGCCGCAGTGGCGGTTCGTCGGCGACACGGACAACCTCACCCCGGGACCCGCCACCCGCATCGTGTTCGACCTCGACCCCGGCGAGGGCGTCACATTCCGCCACTTGTGCGAGGTCGCCCACGAGGTCCGCGACCTGATCGCCGACATCGGACTGAACGCTTACCCGCTGACCAGCGGCAGTAAGGGTCTGCACCTTTACGTCCCGCTGGAGGCGCCGATCAGCAGCCAGGGCGCCTCGGTGCTCGCCAAGCGCGTCGCTCAGCAGCTCGAGAAGGCCATGCCCAAACAGGTCACGGCGACGATGACGAAGAGCCTGCGCACCGGCAAGGTGTTCCTCGACTGGAGCCAGAACAACGGCAATAAGACCACCATCGCGCCGTACTCGATGCGTGGCCGTGCCGAGCCGACCGTCGCGGCGCCGCGCACCTGGGATGAGATCGAGGACCCCGATCTACGGCACCTGCGCTTCGACGAGGTGCTCGAGCGCGTCGAACAGTTCGGCGACCTGCTGGCCGACCTCGACGAGAAGGTGCCCGTCGAGGACCGGCTGACGAAGTACCGCAGCATGCGGGACCCCGCCAAGACTCCCGAACCGGTTCCGCCACGCCCGCCGACCGTCGGCAACAACGACCGCTTCGTCATCCAGGAACACCACGCCCGACGGTTGCACTACGACCTGCGCCTGGAACGCGACGGCGTCCTGGTCAGCTGGGCGGTGCCGAAGAACCTGCCCGACAGCCCGTCGGAGAACCGCCTCGCCGTGCACACCGAGGACCATCCGATGGAGTACCTGACCTTCCACGGGACCATCCCGAAAGGTGAGTACGGCGGCGGCGACATGATCGTCTGGGACAGCGGCACGTACGACACCGAGAAGTTCAACGACCACGCCCCGGACGGTCCCGCCAAGGGCGGTGAGGTGATCGTCACGCTGCACGGCAGCAAGGTCGACGGCCGTTACGCGCTGATCCAGACCGAGGGCAAGAACTGGCTCGCGCACCGGATGAAGGATCAGGGCAACCCGACCTTCGAGGATTTCGCGCCGATGCTCGCCACCCACGGCTCGGTCGAGAAATACACCGCCAAACAGTGGGCGTTCGAAGGAAAGTGGGACGGCTACCGGCTGCTGGTCGACGCCGACCACGGCAAGCTCTGCCTGAAATCCCGCAGCGGCCGCGACGTCACCGGCGAGTATCCCCAACTACGTTCCCTCGCAGCCGATCTCGCCGACCATCACGTGGTGCTCGACGGGGAGGTCGTCGCGCTCGACGACAAGGGTGTGCCCAGTTTCGGGGAGTTGCAGAACCGCGCCAGGTCCACCCGCGTCGAGTTCTGGGCGTTCGACATCCTGCGTCTCGACGGCCGCTGGCTGCTGAAGGCAAAGTACCGGGACCGCCGAAAGTTGTTGGAAACCCTGGCTGGTGGTGGCGGGCTGACCGTTCCGCCACTGCTCGACGGTGACGGCCCCGAGGCGCTCGAACATGCCCGCGAACGCAAGTGGGAAGGCGTGGTCGCCAAGAAGTGGGACTCCACCTACCAGCCCGGGCGGCGCTCGTCGGCGTGGATCAAGGACAAGCTGTGGAACACCCAGGAAGTGGTGATCGGCGGCTGGCGGCAAGGTGAGGGTGGGCGCAGCAGTGGTATCGGCGCGTTGCTCCTCGGTATCCCCGGGCCGGATGGACTGCAGTTCGTCGGACGTGTCGGCACCGGGTTCACCGAGAAGGACCTGGCGAACCTGAAGAAGACGCTCGCTCCACTGCACACCAAGGAATCGCCCTTCGCCGCAAGGCTTCCCACCCAGGACGCCAAAGGTGTGACGTTCGTCCGGCCCGAATTGGTGGGCGAGGTGCGCTACAGCGAACGCACGGGTGACGGCAGGCTGCGCCAACCGTCGTGGCGCGGGCTGCGCCTGGACAAATCGCCCGACGAGGTGGTGTGGGAGTAG
- the rnhA gene encoding ribonuclease HI, with protein MADPTAVVIIHTDGGCRPNPGPGGWGAVLRCRGHLREMCGGEPGVTSNNRMELTAPIMALETLTRPVLVHLHTDSTYVRNGITKWVLGWERNGWLTAARQPVKNADLWRRLQTACARHHVEWFWVKGHSGVPDNELADQLATRGLQQAIATASVSP; from the coding sequence ATGGCCGACCCCACCGCCGTCGTGATCATCCACACCGACGGCGGATGCCGGCCCAACCCGGGCCCCGGTGGATGGGGAGCCGTGCTGCGATGTCGCGGACACCTCCGCGAGATGTGCGGCGGGGAACCCGGGGTGACGAGCAACAACCGGATGGAGCTGACCGCTCCGATCATGGCGCTGGAAACGCTCACCAGACCTGTGCTGGTGCACCTGCACACCGACAGCACGTATGTCCGCAACGGCATCACCAAGTGGGTGCTCGGGTGGGAGCGCAACGGCTGGCTCACCGCCGCAAGGCAGCCGGTGAAGAACGCCGACCTGTGGCGGCGGCTGCAGACCGCCTGCGCGCGGCACCATGTCGAATGGTTCTGGGTGAAGGGCCACTCCGGGGTCCCCGACAACGAGCTGGCCGATCAGTTGGCGACCCGCGGGCTGCAGCAGGCGATCGCCACCGCGTCCGTTTCCCCCTGA
- a CDS encoding Nramp family divalent metal transporter, with translation MLPDIDRRTTRPTWSLLGPAFVAAIAYVDPGNVAANVSAGAQFGFLLVWVIVLANVMAGLVQYLSAKLGLVTGRSLPESVAGRTRTTTRIAYWLQAELVAIATDLAEVVGGAIALYLLFDLPLLIGGVITGAVSLILLAVQNRRGQRHFERVISGLLLIIAIGFLTSVLVEPPPVADVAGGLIPRFDGAESVLLATAMLGATVMPHAVYLHSGLARDRHGHPEPGSRRRRLLMATRIDVGLAMLIAGAVNMSMLLVAATNLQGVADTDTLEGAHAAVQDTLGPAVALCFAIGLLASGLASTSVGAYAGAMIMGGLLRRTYPLLVRRLVTLLPALVILAIGVDPTRALVLSQVVLSFGIPFALIPLIRLTSDRQVMGADVNHRVTTTLGWGVAGLISLLNVVLIYLTVTG, from the coding sequence GTGCTGCCGGACATCGACCGTCGCACGACGAGGCCGACCTGGTCACTGCTGGGACCGGCGTTCGTCGCCGCGATCGCCTACGTCGATCCGGGCAACGTCGCAGCCAACGTCAGCGCCGGCGCCCAATTCGGATTCCTGCTCGTCTGGGTCATCGTGCTGGCGAACGTGATGGCAGGCCTGGTGCAGTACCTGTCGGCGAAGTTGGGGCTGGTCACCGGCCGGTCGTTACCGGAATCGGTCGCCGGTCGGACCCGCACAACCACCCGCATCGCCTATTGGCTGCAGGCTGAGTTGGTCGCCATAGCAACCGATCTGGCCGAGGTGGTCGGCGGCGCGATCGCGCTCTACCTGCTGTTCGACCTGCCGCTGCTCATCGGTGGTGTGATCACGGGCGCGGTGTCGCTGATCCTGCTGGCCGTGCAGAACCGCCGCGGGCAGCGGCACTTCGAGCGGGTGATCAGCGGTCTGCTGCTGATCATCGCGATCGGCTTCCTGACCAGCGTGTTGGTCGAACCGCCGCCCGTGGCCGACGTCGCCGGTGGCCTCATCCCGCGTTTCGACGGCGCCGAGAGCGTCCTGCTGGCGACGGCGATGCTGGGTGCGACGGTGATGCCGCACGCGGTCTACCTCCATTCCGGCCTGGCCCGGGACCGGCACGGCCACCCGGAGCCGGGCTCGCGGCGGCGTCGACTGCTCATGGCCACCCGCATCGACGTGGGGCTGGCAATGCTGATCGCCGGTGCGGTGAACATGTCGATGCTGCTGGTCGCCGCCACCAACCTGCAGGGCGTGGCCGACACCGACACCCTCGAGGGCGCCCACGCCGCGGTGCAGGACACACTCGGCCCGGCCGTCGCCCTGTGCTTCGCGATCGGCCTGCTGGCCTCCGGTCTGGCGTCGACTTCGGTGGGCGCCTACGCGGGGGCGATGATCATGGGTGGGCTGCTGCGCCGGACCTATCCCCTGCTGGTCCGCCGCCTCGTCACGCTGTTGCCCGCGCTGGTGATCCTCGCGATCGGCGTCGACCCCACCCGCGCCCTGGTGCTCTCGCAGGTCGTCCTGTCCTTCGGCATCCCGTTCGCGCTGATCCCGCTGATCCGGTTGACCAGCGACCGGCAGGTGATGGGAGCCGACGTCAACCACCGTGTCACCACCACGCTCGGCTGGGGCGTGGCGGGTTTGATTAGTCTTCTGAACGTGGTGCTGATCTATCTGACCGTGACAGGCTGA
- a CDS encoding GAF and ANTAR domain-containing protein, which yields MSTRSESAIALRLAELVRDLGGRFDASAQAVLDELAGSVVGLLPGAQYCGITTATRDGAVETVGATHPFAFVLDEIQDRRQEGPCLSAAWNQLTIAVDDLTVDQRWPRFRLDALAETPIRSVLSFQLFTSRKQAGALNFYAEQPGAFDGGAVEEGLTLAAHTAIAWHIARRDEQFRSALASRDIIGQAKGIIMERFDVDAVQAFELLKRLSQDTNTPLVVVAERLINADHPAR from the coding sequence ATGTCGACACGGTCCGAAAGTGCCATCGCGCTCCGGCTCGCCGAGTTGGTGCGCGATCTCGGGGGACGGTTCGACGCCTCCGCGCAAGCTGTGCTCGACGAGCTCGCTGGCAGTGTCGTGGGGCTCCTGCCGGGGGCGCAGTACTGCGGAATCACCACCGCGACCCGCGACGGTGCGGTGGAGACCGTCGGTGCGACGCATCCCTTCGCCTTCGTCCTCGACGAGATCCAGGACCGCAGGCAGGAGGGGCCGTGCCTGTCGGCCGCGTGGAATCAGCTCACCATCGCCGTCGATGACCTGACTGTCGACCAGCGGTGGCCCCGCTTCCGGCTCGATGCGCTGGCCGAGACGCCCATCCGCTCGGTGCTGTCGTTCCAACTCTTCACCAGCCGCAAGCAGGCGGGCGCCCTCAACTTCTATGCCGAGCAACCCGGTGCCTTCGACGGAGGGGCCGTCGAAGAGGGTCTGACGTTGGCGGCGCACACCGCCATCGCGTGGCATATCGCGCGGCGGGACGAACAATTCCGTAGCGCCTTGGCGTCACGCGACATCATTGGCCAGGCCAAGGGCATCATCATGGAACGGTTCGACGTCGATGCGGTGCAGGCGTTCGAACTACTCAAGCGCCTGTCACAGGACACCAACACCCCGCTGGTCGTGGTCGCCGAGCGGCTGATCAACGCCGATCATCCCGCACGATGA